The sequence below is a genomic window from Nitrobacter winogradskyi Nb-255.
ACGCTTCTTCAACAAAATCAAGCACTATCGCGCCGTCGCCACCAGATATGACAAACGTGACGACAACTTCCTCACCTCCATCAAGCTCGCCTCAATCCGCATCTGGTTGCGATTTAATGAGTCGATGACCTAGATCGCGATGGTTTTGGATCGAATCGATCCAAAACCATAAACGTGATCGATTCCATTATTTTAGAGCGGATGCGGGCGGAAAACCGCTACACACTTTTCCTCATCCCGCTCTAGGGGCTCAGCCGCTGTCGGCGAGCAAGATCGTCATAAGCAAGAGTGTCATAAGAGTGCGCCATGCGTGAATCAGATGAAGGCTCCGGCAAGGCGACGCCGGACCGGGAGGAAACGGCGCGCAGCTCCGCGCCGGCCGGGCCGCGCAAGCGCTTCTATGCCCGCGTGGGCGTCAACGAGACGCCGGAAGGATTCGCTATCCTGCTCGACGACAGGCCGGTTCGCACGCCGTCGCGTAACGTGCTGGCGGCGCCTGTACGCGAGATTGCCGAGACCATCGCAGCGGAATGGGACGCGCAACATGACCTCATCAACCCCATGACCATGCCGCTGACGCGGCTCGCCAACAGCATCATCGATGGCGTGACCGTTCGCGTCGACGCCGTTGTCGAGGACATCGCCAAGTATCTCGAAACGGACCTCCTGTTCTATCGCGCCAGCCATCCCGATGCGCTGGTGGCCCGCGAAGCCACGCAATGGGACCCCGTGCTGCAATGGGCCGCTGAAGCGCTGGGAGCGCGGTTCATCCCGGCCGAGGGCATCGTGCATGTCCGTCAGCCGGATCAGGCCGTTACGGCCGTCCGCAAGGCACTGCCGACGGACCCTTGGGTGGTGGGGGCGCTGCATGTCGTGACGACGCTGACCGGCTCCGCGCTGCTTGCGATCGCTTTGATGCGCGGACGGCTGGATGCGGACGAAGTCTGGGCGGCTGCCTGCGTCGATGAGGATTGGAACAGCGAGCAATGGGGGGTCGATGAAGAGGCGGCCGTCCAGAGGGCGGTACGCCTGGTCGATTTCCGGGCAGCGGCCACCGTCCTCCGGGCGCGGGTTGAACCAGCCGGTTAAGGAGAGGTTTAGATACCGAAGTTAGCCTGACGGGTGAAACGAGGCTTCATGGCGATCTCGATCAACCCGATTTTCCCGGTTATCGCGGCGCAGGACGCTGCGTCCGAAGCCGTGCTGCAACCCGGCAGAGTGGTCGATGCGAAGGTTCAGGGAATCCTTGCCGACAACCTTGTCCGTATCGCCATCGCCAATCTGACGATCGAGGCGTTGTCGGAAATTCCGGTTCAGGTCGGCCAGAGCCTGCGGCTTGCGGTCTCGCAGACCGGGCAAGGAATTCGGCTTGCGGTTGTGGGGGCGGGCTCTTCGGGTACGCTTGCCGCCGGGCCGGCGGATGCGCTGACGCTGACGCCGGATATCGCGCTGGCTATGACAAGCGCCAGGGCTGCTCCGGCTCCCGTTTTGACGGCGTTGGAGGCTCTCTCCGTTTCGGTCGCGGCGCAAGCGGCGGCGGCCCGGCAAGGCAGCCTCTCGCCGCTCTATGCCAATATGCTGGTCGCCGCCGGGTCCGGTAGTCTGCCCCCCGACGTGCGACAGGCCCTGCACCGGCTGCTGGCTCTGCGGCCCGGTCTCGATCCGGGCCTTTCAGGAAGCGATATCAAGACCGCGTTCCGGACTTCCGGCCTCTTTCTCGAAGCCTCGCTGGCGGCCGGCTTAGAGACGGGGCAGCCCGCGGCATCGGCCAATAGGCAACTTCCCGATATGAAGGCCGCGCTGCTCGTGCTTCGCGAGGCGCTTTCGATCTCGGTCGGGGACGTCTCTCGCGCCGCGCCGCCTGCCGCGAGCGCGGGATCGCAGCAGACGGCTTCGCCGATAGCGACGGGCGCGCCGCCGTTGTCACCGGATATCGACGCACAGGATGTCTATCTGCTGCAGGCGCGACCGGCCGGGATCGATGATCCGGATTTGCCTGCGAACCAGACATTGTTTCCCCGAGCATCAGATGCAGGGCTTCGGGCCGCCGTCACCGGCGCGGCCCTGAACGCCTTGCAGGAGGTGCTTCAGAACAGAGGCAATAACGGACTCGGCGCGGAATCCGGACAAGGCGGAGATCCGGACGCCGCTCCGCCGCTCAGGACCGGGCCGGCGAGCGGACCCGCCGGGGACAATGTTTTTATCGTGCGCACCAGCACGCCGCCGCCGCCCTTTGGCGGGGCGCTGCCGGCCGCGCAGCCCGTGGCACTGCCGGGCCTGTCACCGGCTGCATCGCCGGAGGAGATCGCGCGGCGATTGCTTGATGATACGGGCGCGGCGATTTCCCGTCAGGTGTTGTTACAGATCGCCTCGCTTCCGGATCGCGCCGATGCCATGGGAACGCGGTTCGATCAGATGATGCCGCGCTGGAATTTCGAGATTCCGTTTGTTGTCCCGGCCGGCACGGCCGTTGCGCAGTTCGAGATTTCGCGCGATGCCGCCGGCCACGATACAGAGACAGTCACGCGAGTCTGGCGCGCTCGTTTTTCAATCGATGTCGAACCTGCCGGGCCCGTCCACGCGCTGGTGTCGCTGACCGGCGATACCGCGGCGGTGCGGCTCTGGGCCGAGCGGCCCTCCACCGCGAGCCGGTTGCGCGCCGGCGCTTCGCAGCTCACTCAGGCATTGAGCCGCGCCGAATTGCAGCCGGGAGATATCATCATCGGCGAGGGCGCGCCGCCGCAGCCGATTCCCGCGCCTGCCGGCCACTTTCTGGATCGCGCCCTATGAGTGTGGAGACCAGGGATCAGGTCGCCGTCGCCCTCCACTATGACAAGGGCAGCGGCGCACCGCGCGTGGTCGCCAAGGGCAGGGGATCACTCGGCGCGAAGATCATCGAGGTGGCCAACGAGCACGACATCCCGATCGAGCAGAACGAGGTGCTGGCCGACGCGCTGTCGCATGTCGAGCTTGGCGATGAGATTCCGGCCGAGCTGTACAAGGCCGTCGCGGAGGTATTGGTGTTCGTGCTGCGGATGTCGGGGCGCGCGCCCTGATCAGGTGACGGCGCCGCCTCCGCGCCGCGCCTGTTGGTGACAGCCTCAAAAACGGC
It includes:
- a CDS encoding ATP12 family chaperone protein, with protein sequence MRESDEGSGKATPDREETARSSAPAGPRKRFYARVGVNETPEGFAILLDDRPVRTPSRNVLAAPVREIAETIAAEWDAQHDLINPMTMPLTRLANSIIDGVTVRVDAVVEDIAKYLETDLLFYRASHPDALVAREATQWDPVLQWAAEALGARFIPAEGIVHVRQPDQAVTAVRKALPTDPWVVGALHVVTTLTGSALLAIALMRGRLDADEVWAAACVDEDWNSEQWGVDEEAAVQRAVRLVDFRAAATVLRARVEPAG
- a CDS encoding flagellar hook-length control protein FliK, with amino-acid sequence MAISINPIFPVIAAQDAASEAVLQPGRVVDAKVQGILADNLVRIAIANLTIEALSEIPVQVGQSLRLAVSQTGQGIRLAVVGAGSSGTLAAGPADALTLTPDIALAMTSARAAPAPVLTALEALSVSVAAQAAAARQGSLSPLYANMLVAAGSGSLPPDVRQALHRLLALRPGLDPGLSGSDIKTAFRTSGLFLEASLAAGLETGQPAASANRQLPDMKAALLVLREALSISVGDVSRAAPPAASAGSQQTASPIATGAPPLSPDIDAQDVYLLQARPAGIDDPDLPANQTLFPRASDAGLRAAVTGAALNALQEVLQNRGNNGLGAESGQGGDPDAAPPLRTGPASGPAGDNVFIVRTSTPPPPFGGALPAAQPVALPGLSPAASPEEIARRLLDDTGAAISRQVLLQIASLPDRADAMGTRFDQMMPRWNFEIPFVVPAGTAVAQFEISRDAAGHDTETVTRVWRARFSIDVEPAGPVHALVSLTGDTAAVRLWAERPSTASRLRAGASQLTQALSRAELQPGDIIIGEGAPPQPIPAPAGHFLDRAL
- a CDS encoding EscU/YscU/HrcU family type III secretion system export apparatus switch protein, which gives rise to MSVETRDQVAVALHYDKGSGAPRVVAKGRGSLGAKIIEVANEHDIPIEQNEVLADALSHVELGDEIPAELYKAVAEVLVFVLRMSGRAP